The nucleotide sequence TCCCGGAGCGCATGAAGATCCTGCTCACCTGGCGCGGCACGGTTCCGATCGCGACTTTGACCGACCACGATGTCCGCGAGGTCGATTTCGAGATGAGAAATCTCTGAGGGGAGGAAGTCTCGCCGTCCATGCAGCCCACCACCACGCGCGCTCCGAGCGTCAGGCTTGACGGCCAAAGTCAGCGGCCGGTAGCCTCGCATTTCCCGATTCCATGAGACGTCGGAACCCCAAGCACGCGCTGAGAGTACGCGGCTGACGCGGCGTACGGGACGGAGAGACCGGAATGGCCACGCACATCGTGCAGCAGGGGGAACATCTCCCGGGCATCGCGGCCCAGTTCGGATTCTCTGACCACAAGACGCTCTGGGATGATCCGAATAACTCGGAGCTGAAGAAGCTCCGCGGGAATCCCCTGGTGCTCCTGCCGGGAGACCAGGTGTTCATTCCGGAGCGCGAGACCCGCACGGAATCGGCTTCCACCGAACAGCGCACGAAGTTCACGGCGACGAGCCAGGCCCTGAAGCTGCGGGTGAAGCTCCTGGACTTGTCCGAGGACCCGATCGACCGTTCGGGGCATGCGACGACCAGCGCCGGGACCGTGGATGTCTCGCCGCAGGATCACATCTACGAGATGGATATCCAGGCCACGGACAAGAACGTGTCCCTGAAATTCGATCCCGACCCGGCCTTCGAAGTGAAACTGGCCGTCGGATCGCTCGATCCGGTCAAGGAGCAATCCGGGCAGCAGGAGCGATTGAATAACCTCGGCTACTTTGCCGGCTTCAGCAAGAAGATCGATCCGCAGCAGTTTCAATTTGCGGTGGAAGAGTTTCAGTGCGACCGGAAGAAACAGGGGCTGAAGGTGGACGGGAAGATCGACGAATCCACCCCGAACG is from Candidatus Sulfotelmatobacter sp. and encodes:
- a CDS encoding peptidoglycan-binding domain-containing protein — encoded protein: MATHIVQQGEHLPGIAAQFGFSDHKTLWDDPNNSELKKLRGNPLVLLPGDQVFIPERETRTESASTEQRTKFTATSQALKLRVKLLDLSEDPIDRSGHATTSAGTVDVSPQDHIYEMDIQATDKNVSLKFDPDPAFEVKLAVGSLDPVKEQSGQQERLNNLGYFAGFSKKIDPQQFQFAVEEFQCDRKKQGLKVDGKIDESTPNGKKTQQALEKDHGV